A stretch of Sandaracinaceae bacterium DNA encodes these proteins:
- a CDS encoding SDR family NAD(P)-dependent oxidoreductase translates to MHTILVTGATSGIGEHTARALAADGHRVFATGRSEAKLERLARDGLETLRLDVDDPASVDAAAEAVRARTGGRGLDVLINNAGFGEMGPLELLPASRVEAMFETNVLGAARTIRAFVPAMRARGRGRVIQISSVLGAVTMPGHGAYAATKHALDAMSAALRMELAPFGVEVHGIAPGSIDTAFGGGAFGALEALSSEAYAPMLATMRALESTNARMSARPRVVVDAIRRAVAGAGSAHRYVPAIAAAQVGLGRHGRPLFELTLSRATGLHRVTRSPAAARVPVAVVTGAAGGIGRATAFRLAKAGWTVIATDVDRSALAEVGRAAKEQRLPVETRPLDVTDAAAAEALADALGPVELLVNNAGYAELGPIELAPDEAWRAQMRVNMHGLLGVSRAFARGMRARGRGRIVNVSSVAGVIGFPLMGVYCASKHAVEALTDTLRLELDAFGVQVSAVQPAFIRSGFAETAKKTIARYDLEQTPYAPVAAHMETILARLDAVGGEPADVARAILRAARAPSPAPRYRAPASAALAAPLFPWLPTRLTDAALGRLFAMHTLTPS, encoded by the coding sequence ATGCACACCATCCTGGTCACGGGCGCGACGAGCGGGATCGGCGAGCACACCGCGCGCGCCCTCGCGGCGGACGGGCACCGCGTCTTCGCCACCGGTCGGAGCGAGGCGAAGCTCGAGCGGCTGGCGCGGGACGGGCTCGAGACGCTTCGCCTCGACGTGGACGATCCGGCTTCGGTCGACGCGGCCGCGGAGGCGGTGCGCGCGCGGACGGGAGGCCGCGGCCTCGACGTCCTGATCAACAACGCGGGCTTCGGGGAGATGGGGCCGCTCGAGCTGCTGCCCGCGTCGCGGGTCGAGGCGATGTTCGAGACGAACGTGCTGGGCGCGGCGCGGACGATCCGCGCCTTCGTCCCCGCGATGCGCGCGCGGGGGCGCGGCCGCGTGATCCAGATCTCGAGCGTGCTCGGCGCGGTGACCATGCCGGGCCACGGGGCCTACGCGGCCACCAAGCACGCGCTCGACGCGATGAGCGCGGCGCTGCGGATGGAGCTGGCCCCGTTCGGGGTGGAGGTGCACGGGATCGCCCCGGGCTCGATCGACACGGCGTTCGGCGGCGGCGCGTTCGGCGCGCTCGAGGCGCTCTCGAGCGAGGCGTACGCGCCGATGCTCGCGACGATGCGCGCCCTCGAGTCCACCAACGCGCGCATGAGCGCCCGGCCGCGCGTGGTGGTGGACGCGATCCGCCGCGCGGTGGCGGGGGCGGGCTCGGCGCACCGCTACGTGCCCGCGATCGCGGCGGCGCAGGTGGGGCTCGGCCGGCACGGGCGGCCGCTCTTCGAGCTGACCCTCTCGCGCGCGACCGGGCTTCACCGCGTCACCCGCTCCCCCGCCGCGGCGCGCGTGCCGGTCGCGGTGGTCACCGGCGCGGCGGGCGGCATCGGCCGCGCGACCGCGTTCCGGCTCGCGAAGGCCGGCTGGACGGTGATCGCCACCGACGTCGACCGCTCGGCGCTCGCCGAGGTGGGGCGCGCGGCGAAGGAGCAGCGGCTGCCGGTCGAGACCCGCCCGCTGGACGTCACCGACGCGGCCGCGGCCGAGGCGCTCGCGGACGCGCTCGGGCCGGTGGAGCTGCTCGTGAACAACGCTGGCTACGCGGAGCTCGGCCCGATCGAGCTCGCCCCCGACGAGGCGTGGCGCGCGCAGATGCGCGTCAACATGCATGGCCTGCTCGGGGTCTCGCGCGCCTTCGCGCGGGGCATGCGCGCGCGGGGGCGAGGGCGCATCGTCAACGTCTCGAGCGTGGCCGGGGTGATCGGCTTCCCGCTCATGGGCGTCTACTGCGCGAGCAAACACGCGGTGGAGGCCTTGACCGACACCCTGCGCCTCGAACTGGACGCGTTCGGCGTGCAGGTCAGCGCGGTGCAACCCGCCTTCATCCGGAGCGGCTTCGCGGAGACGGCGAAGAAGACCATCGCCCGCTACGACCTCGAGCAGACCCCCTACGCGCCGGTCGCCGCGCACATGGAGACCATCCTGGCCCGGCTGGACGCGGTCGGCGGTGAGCCGGCGGACGTCGCGCGAGCCATCCTCCGCGCCGCGCGGGCCCCCTCCCCCGCGCCTCGCTATCGCGCCCCGGCGTCGGCCGCCCTCGCGGCCCCGCTCTTCCCGTGGCTCCCGACGCGGCTCACGGACGCCGCGCTCGGGCGGCTCTTCGCGATGCACACGCTCACTCCGTCCTGA
- a CDS encoding class I SAM-dependent methyltransferase translates to MDILTGLSEETSYSMRELQGIVAAWVLSSALEGRGKVSTVNGHVEEEDYTKQSVYSILYSMYRQVGTVKSDLGTPYEFTFNTWGYAWPEAWGEAPSGREDPQRFGRNAYTGLMHFDAIKELAAERDGRVHVVEMGCGTGAGADHICTSVLPKCTYEAVDMQMAGVSTCRKKFVPRHKGRLVATRADATRLPIDDEVADIVAVCETHVTDQGEVMTEEDRKFFRSARRILKPGGYFVWGNAIPDIAWQPCLDFMQSIGMETIEICDVTEEAIQARDEDRERISAYIEQALDKFVGFRTPILGARKRTEAALAMKNLCRDPGTRLYDDMKTRADTYKVVLAKKV, encoded by the coding sequence ATGGACATTCTGACCGGGCTGAGTGAAGAGACGAGCTACTCCATGCGAGAGCTCCAGGGGATCGTTGCCGCGTGGGTACTGAGCTCGGCGCTCGAGGGCCGCGGCAAGGTCTCGACCGTCAACGGGCACGTCGAGGAGGAGGACTACACCAAGCAGTCCGTCTACTCGATCCTCTACTCGATGTACCGGCAGGTCGGTACCGTGAAGAGCGACCTCGGCACGCCGTACGAGTTCACGTTCAACACGTGGGGCTACGCCTGGCCCGAGGCCTGGGGCGAGGCGCCGTCGGGCCGCGAGGATCCGCAGCGCTTCGGCCGCAACGCCTACACCGGGCTCATGCACTTCGACGCGATCAAGGAGCTCGCGGCCGAGCGTGACGGTCGCGTGCACGTGGTCGAGATGGGCTGCGGGACCGGCGCCGGCGCCGACCACATCTGCACCAGCGTGCTGCCCAAGTGCACCTACGAGGCCGTCGACATGCAGATGGCCGGCGTCTCCACGTGCCGCAAGAAGTTCGTGCCGCGGCACAAGGGCCGCCTGGTCGCCACCCGCGCGGACGCCACGCGCCTGCCCATCGACGACGAGGTCGCCGACATCGTCGCGGTGTGCGAGACGCACGTGACCGACCAGGGTGAGGTCATGACCGAAGAGGACCGCAAGTTCTTCCGGTCCGCGCGCCGCATCCTCAAACCCGGCGGCTACTTCGTCTGGGGCAACGCCATCCCCGACATCGCCTGGCAGCCCTGCCTGGACTTCATGCAGTCGATCGGGATGGAGACGATCGAGATCTGCGACGTCACCGAGGAGGCCATCCAGGCCCGCGACGAGGACCGCGAGCGCATCAGCGCCTACATCGAGCAGGCGCTCGACAAGTTCGTCGGTTTCCGTACGCCGATCCTCGGCGCCCGGAAGCGCACCGAGGCGGCGCTCGCGATGAAGAACCTCTGCCGCGATCCGGGCACCCGGCTCTACGACGACATGAAGACCCGCGCCGACACCTACAAGGTCGTGCTCGCCAAGAAGGTCTGA
- a CDS encoding heparan-alpha-glucosaminide N-acetyltransferase domain-containing protein, producing MSRALVLPVDSAPAAAGVRARRIHFVDLLRLVASFQMIVGHTVDALLADSLRAGPVYDGWTWVRGLTSVSFMVAAGLSFHLSTLARFEAHVSDRSKVIARFRRGGWLMLVGYLLHFPAGIFGGDAAAAMREFLIADVLQCIGLCIVMLEGITVLSRGPRRVVMISAALAALFFFVAPLTDGIDPSGPWRFALNYLTHRGGSLFPLAPWAGYVFAGVVLGAVALPHGTRTDARLPLPRLLGASALVCLLGYAVGLGPALAEGAHHNASPGFNLLKMAVVFALIALLAVAERPITRLPKPLSILAGETLTLYAFHLLVLYAGGVGLYRLVGHSLSLPAAIGAALGMLGLTCAVGLAWHRAKKRRRPARG from the coding sequence GTGTCCCGCGCCCTCGTCCTCCCCGTCGACTCGGCGCCCGCCGCCGCGGGCGTGCGAGCCAGACGCATCCACTTCGTGGACCTGCTCCGGCTCGTCGCGTCGTTCCAGATGATCGTCGGCCACACCGTCGACGCGCTGCTCGCGGACTCGCTCCGGGCCGGCCCCGTCTACGACGGCTGGACCTGGGTGCGCGGCCTGACCTCCGTCTCCTTCATGGTCGCGGCGGGGCTGAGCTTCCACCTCTCGACGCTGGCGCGCTTCGAGGCGCACGTGAGCGACCGCAGCAAGGTCATCGCGCGCTTCCGCCGCGGCGGGTGGCTGATGCTGGTCGGCTATCTGCTCCACTTCCCGGCCGGAATCTTCGGCGGCGACGCGGCCGCGGCGATGCGCGAGTTCCTCATCGCGGACGTGCTCCAGTGCATCGGCCTCTGCATCGTCATGCTCGAGGGGATCACCGTCCTCAGCCGCGGGCCCCGGCGCGTGGTGATGATCAGCGCCGCCCTCGCCGCGCTCTTCTTCTTCGTCGCGCCCCTCACGGACGGCATCGACCCGAGCGGCCCGTGGCGCTTCGCGCTCAACTACCTCACCCACCGCGGGGGCTCGCTCTTCCCGCTCGCGCCCTGGGCCGGCTACGTCTTCGCGGGTGTGGTGCTCGGCGCGGTCGCGCTCCCGCACGGCACGCGCACCGACGCGCGCCTCCCGCTCCCGCGCCTCCTCGGGGCCTCGGCGCTCGTCTGCCTCCTCGGCTACGCCGTGGGTCTCGGGCCGGCCCTCGCCGAGGGCGCGCACCACAACGCGTCGCCGGGCTTCAACCTGCTCAAGATGGCGGTGGTGTTCGCCCTCATCGCGCTCCTCGCGGTCGCCGAGCGCCCCATCACGCGGCTGCCGAAGCCCCTCTCCATCCTCGCGGGCGAGACCCTCACCCTCTACGCCTTCCACCTGCTCGTGCTCTACGCGGGCGGCGTCGGCCTCTACCGCCTGGTCGGCCACAGCCTCTCGCTCCCGGCCGCCATCGGCGCGGCGCTCGGCATGCTCGGCCTGACGTGCGCGGTCGGGCTGGCCTGGCACCGGGCCAAGAAGCGTCGACGCCCCGCGCGGGGCTGA
- a CDS encoding proton-conducting transporter membrane subunit, with product MSGVPSLALLVAIPLLGLLVASGAGARARLVGVVTLALTGAASLAVLSAFYARGEPLLADGLLPGLAVDRTSVALPVLTSVVGLAVLRLAPRAELDRAAVASSLWITATTLVVFVSVPLELAVAAAALSTLPAGALLTEEPRPSALAPSRVLMAYGGAPWLAVMAVGAVAGGGRFGPLFGASPPVLDRGEQALLLGLVIVAAVSRSAIFPAHRWLVGLVREGRAARAILLLAPLPGVYLLLRIATLYPGAFVVALPWLSGLGLISAAYFGLVALGQRDQRDAVVYLICSQLGLVLFGLADVDVLSVDGALLLWLGQGVAGSGLLLCAMAVRARRGVVSLDRFHGLVADAPRLASLHFLFGLGVVGLPGTLTFVAEELIAEGILLDHPWLAAGYVAVTALDAVVFLRLFGRVFLGEHDATERCPDLSRAERGAGLALALVVIVGGLIPSPFLAARGSVADELVRAERAAAGRAVEP from the coding sequence GTGAGCGGCGTCCCCTCCCTCGCGCTCCTCGTCGCGATCCCGCTGCTCGGGCTGCTCGTCGCCAGCGGCGCGGGCGCTCGCGCCCGGCTCGTCGGCGTCGTGACCCTCGCGCTGACGGGCGCCGCGTCGCTCGCGGTCCTCTCCGCCTTCTACGCGCGCGGTGAGCCGCTGCTCGCGGACGGCCTCTTGCCCGGCCTCGCGGTCGACCGCACGAGCGTCGCGTTGCCCGTCCTGACGAGCGTCGTCGGCCTGGCCGTACTCCGCCTGGCGCCGCGGGCCGAGCTCGACCGGGCGGCGGTCGCGAGCTCGCTGTGGATCACCGCCACCACCCTCGTCGTCTTCGTCAGCGTGCCGCTCGAGCTCGCGGTCGCCGCCGCCGCGCTGAGCACGCTCCCGGCCGGCGCGCTCCTGACGGAGGAGCCTCGACCCTCCGCGCTCGCGCCCAGCCGGGTCTTGATGGCCTATGGGGGTGCGCCCTGGCTCGCGGTGATGGCGGTGGGCGCGGTCGCGGGCGGGGGCCGCTTCGGGCCGCTGTTCGGCGCGTCGCCGCCGGTCCTCGACCGGGGCGAGCAGGCGCTGTTGCTGGGCCTCGTCATCGTCGCCGCCGTCTCGCGCAGCGCGATCTTCCCCGCCCATCGCTGGCTCGTCGGGCTCGTTCGAGAGGGGCGCGCCGCCCGCGCGATCCTGCTGTTGGCCCCGCTGCCCGGGGTGTACCTCCTCCTGCGGATCGCGACCCTCTACCCCGGCGCCTTCGTGGTGGCGTTGCCGTGGCTGTCCGGGCTCGGTCTGATCAGCGCCGCGTACTTCGGCCTCGTGGCGCTCGGCCAGCGCGACCAGCGGGACGCGGTCGTGTATCTGATCTGCAGTCAGCTGGGGCTGGTCCTCTTCGGGCTCGCGGACGTCGACGTCCTGAGCGTGGACGGCGCGCTCCTGCTCTGGCTGGGGCAGGGGGTCGCGGGGAGCGGCCTCCTCCTCTGCGCGATGGCGGTCCGCGCGCGCCGCGGCGTGGTGTCGCTCGATCGCTTCCACGGGCTCGTCGCGGACGCGCCACGCCTCGCGTCGCTCCACTTCCTGTTCGGGCTCGGCGTGGTGGGGCTCCCCGGCACCCTCACCTTCGTGGCGGAGGAGCTGATCGCCGAGGGGATCCTCCTCGACCACCCGTGGCTCGCGGCGGGGTACGTCGCGGTGACCGCGCTCGACGCGGTGGTGTTCCTCCGGCTGTTCGGCCGGGTCTTCCTCGGTGAGCACGACGCGACCGAGCGCTGCCCGGACCTCTCGCGGGCAGAGCGTGGCGCGGGGCTCGCCCTCGCCCTGGTGGTGATCGTCGGCGGACTGATCCCCAGCCCCTTCCTCGCGGCGCGCGGCTCCGTCGCGGACGAGCTGGTGCGGGCGGAGCGCGCGGCGGCCGGGCGAGCCGTGGAACCCTGA
- a CDS encoding proton-conducting transporter membrane subunit, which yields MHELVRTAVSVSLGAPLLGAALLAVAAWARRPSERLVVDLTRATLGVGLIAASTALALTWGEAPRLVHLGTWFEASGHAFPLTMLVDRLSTVMTTLSLGACALVGHFSRTYLHGEPGHARFFFLLTVFAFGMTVLVGAGSLGLLFVGWEIVGLTSVLLIGFFHQRRGPVQSGLRAFITYRLCDVGLLLAILSLHHFGAEARFEPELEPGQWVASLPHLDAGPATVVALLLIFGAMGKSAQLPVGGWLPRAMEGPTPSSAIFYGALSVHAGVYLLIRARSLFVDSSVASAVAVAVGLTTAVFATLAGRVQPDVKNGLAFSTMTQVGLMFVELGLHLPTVAAVHLVGHACLRMWQLLRAPAVLAELSSIRGGLDDDLETGRVLDRIERRLPRRVGALLFRSALDRFYLDELADRALAAPVLRLSRALAALERRLAGASDPEPESAPQSLARSAEEARS from the coding sequence ATGCATGAGCTCGTCCGGACCGCGGTCTCCGTCTCGCTGGGCGCCCCGCTCCTGGGGGCCGCCCTCCTCGCCGTGGCGGCCTGGGCGCGACGCCCGAGCGAGCGACTCGTCGTCGATCTCACGCGCGCCACCCTGGGCGTGGGGCTGATCGCCGCGTCGACGGCCCTCGCCCTGACCTGGGGCGAGGCCCCCCGCCTGGTCCACCTCGGGACCTGGTTCGAGGCGAGCGGGCACGCCTTCCCGCTGACGATGCTGGTGGACCGCCTGTCCACGGTGATGACGACGCTCTCCCTCGGCGCGTGCGCGCTCGTCGGCCACTTCTCGCGCACGTACCTCCACGGGGAGCCCGGCCACGCCCGCTTCTTCTTCCTGCTGACGGTCTTCGCCTTCGGCATGACCGTGCTCGTCGGGGCCGGCAGCCTCGGCCTCCTGTTCGTCGGGTGGGAGATCGTCGGGCTCACCTCGGTCCTGTTGATCGGCTTCTTCCACCAGCGACGAGGGCCGGTCCAGAGTGGGCTGCGCGCCTTCATCACCTACCGCCTGTGTGACGTGGGGCTGCTCCTGGCGATCCTGTCGCTCCACCACTTCGGCGCCGAGGCACGCTTCGAGCCCGAGCTCGAGCCGGGGCAGTGGGTGGCCTCCCTGCCGCACCTCGACGCGGGGCCGGCGACGGTGGTCGCGCTGCTGCTGATCTTCGGCGCCATGGGCAAGTCGGCGCAGCTGCCGGTCGGGGGCTGGCTGCCCCGCGCGATGGAGGGGCCGACCCCGTCGAGCGCGATCTTCTATGGCGCGCTCTCCGTGCACGCCGGGGTCTACCTGCTGATCCGCGCGCGGTCGCTCTTCGTCGACTCATCCGTCGCCTCGGCGGTGGCCGTCGCGGTGGGGCTCACGACCGCGGTCTTCGCCACCCTCGCGGGGCGGGTCCAGCCCGACGTGAAGAACGGGCTCGCCTTCTCCACGATGACGCAGGTCGGCCTGATGTTCGTCGAGCTGGGGCTCCACCTCCCGACCGTCGCCGCCGTCCACCTCGTCGGGCACGCGTGCCTGCGCATGTGGCAGCTCCTGCGCGCGCCGGCGGTCCTGGCGGAGCTGTCCTCCATCCGCGGAGGGCTCGACGACGACCTCGAGACCGGCCGGGTGCTCGACCGCATCGAGCGCCGCCTCCCCCGGCGCGTCGGCGCGCTGCTGTTCCGGAGCGCGCTCGATCGCTTCTACCTCGACGAGCTCGCCGATCGCGCGCTCGCCGCGCCGGTCCTCCGGCTCTCTCGCGCGCTCGCGGCCCTCGAGCGACGCCTCGCGGGGGCCTCCGACCCGGAACCCGAGTCGGCCCCCCAGTCGCTGGCGCGGTCCGCAGAGGAGGCTCGGTCGTGA
- a CDS encoding Na-translocating system protein MpsB, giving the protein MSAARTAGMGRAALEGPEGRDASADGGELEALRDALDSVAHHLPDQAPLAGFVHHNTLHAFEELEFHDALARAAALFGATPYPKAEWSRAQLRARRIREADLAAALDERHPRSEALPGGLEGRAVRWAALVGDLADRDEPTVAFALTEGELVERPPEGLDRTDWLERAAARLRARIADEGEEGLRALLATATSEREVRERFGDDARALGEALDASPAPVVLRAVFAHARRLACAEGATRTRPRRHRDALRELTGVDVDEHYSPTLVRWSAAYLDAGLAYWPMPSRALGFHRAVCELARRGGAAAPGWRGRALRELARQGERGEDAPRVIRDRLRALGVERAEWPAYLEAELLALPGWAGMFRRLELRAEERMRTRPYRLDEFLAVRLTLSTAALEHELARRRLAPPLAELREAAAVARAGRGALGQAHRLFSLFVTAEVDLDAIERLQPPHARALEDVLDRFSSLERGAVLLEAYERTYRRDVLDALSRNAARIPSTGRADPPWMQVVCCLDDREESLRRHLEEADGAVETFGAPGFFGLAIAYQALETSHTQALCPVAQIPTHTVFEVAEDPAAERAWRRRRSAFAKTGFAAHVGSRGLVRGLGISMAGALHAAPMVLGVLAPRSARRAETWLQGVIAPRPATTLTAFRPPHTEPGVESGFTVEEAAERLARLLEDMGLTSSFAPLLVLLGHGGVTTNNPHAAMYECGACAGGKGGPNARLAAMLLNDPRVRERLARAHGVRIPATTWVVGGSHDTCTDAIALFDLRRAPETHRAALEDARRVFDVARRWDAHERVRRFHTVPLDVTPERALRIVEARSASLAEPRPEYGHCTNSLCFVGRRARTRGLFLDRRAFLVSYDPTTDPDGRVLERLLASVGPVGAGINLEYYFSTVDQARFGAGSKLPHNVTGLVGVMDGHESDLRTGLPHQTVDVHEPMRLLLVVEATPQRLVQVTRSRPEVGRLVSGGWVTLVSQDPESGALAVSRPGGFEPFTPSAGPVPWFARSVDAYRDRRDAVPPSLLGEGAASQESRHA; this is encoded by the coding sequence GTGAGCGCCGCGCGCACGGCCGGCATGGGCCGGGCGGCCCTCGAGGGTCCGGAGGGGCGCGACGCGTCCGCCGACGGAGGCGAGCTCGAGGCGCTGCGGGACGCGCTGGACTCCGTCGCCCATCACCTCCCAGACCAGGCGCCCCTGGCGGGCTTCGTCCACCACAACACCCTCCACGCGTTCGAGGAGCTCGAGTTCCACGACGCGCTCGCGCGCGCGGCGGCCCTCTTCGGCGCCACCCCGTACCCGAAGGCGGAGTGGTCTCGCGCGCAGCTCCGGGCGCGGCGCATCCGAGAGGCCGACCTGGCCGCGGCCCTCGACGAGCGCCACCCGCGCTCGGAGGCGCTCCCCGGAGGCCTGGAGGGGCGCGCCGTCCGATGGGCCGCCCTCGTCGGGGACCTGGCGGATCGCGACGAGCCCACCGTGGCCTTCGCGCTCACGGAGGGCGAGCTCGTGGAGCGCCCGCCGGAGGGGCTCGACCGGACCGACTGGCTCGAGCGGGCCGCGGCGCGCCTGCGCGCCCGGATCGCGGACGAGGGCGAGGAGGGGCTGCGCGCGCTGCTCGCGACCGCCACCTCCGAGCGCGAGGTGAGAGAGCGCTTCGGGGACGACGCGCGCGCGCTCGGCGAGGCGCTCGACGCGAGCCCCGCCCCCGTCGTGCTGCGCGCGGTGTTCGCGCACGCGCGCCGGCTCGCGTGCGCCGAGGGGGCCACCCGGACGCGGCCGCGGCGTCACCGGGACGCGCTGCGCGAGCTGACCGGGGTCGACGTGGACGAGCACTACTCCCCGACCCTGGTGCGTTGGTCGGCCGCCTACCTCGACGCGGGGCTCGCGTACTGGCCGATGCCGAGCCGCGCCCTCGGCTTCCACCGCGCGGTGTGCGAGCTCGCGCGACGCGGGGGCGCCGCCGCGCCCGGCTGGCGGGGGAGGGCGCTCCGGGAGCTCGCCCGGCAGGGCGAGCGCGGTGAGGACGCGCCGCGGGTGATCCGCGATCGCCTCCGCGCGCTCGGCGTCGAGCGCGCGGAGTGGCCCGCGTACCTGGAGGCGGAGCTGCTCGCGCTGCCCGGTTGGGCGGGCATGTTTCGCCGCCTCGAGCTGCGGGCCGAGGAGCGCATGCGGACCCGCCCCTACCGGCTCGACGAGTTCCTCGCGGTGCGCCTCACGCTCTCGACCGCCGCGCTCGAGCACGAGCTCGCACGGCGCCGGCTCGCGCCTCCGCTCGCGGAGCTGCGGGAGGCGGCCGCCGTGGCGCGGGCGGGTCGAGGCGCGCTCGGGCAGGCCCACCGACTCTTCTCGCTCTTCGTCACCGCGGAGGTCGATCTCGACGCGATCGAGCGGCTGCAGCCGCCTCACGCGCGGGCCCTCGAGGACGTGCTCGATCGCTTCTCGAGCCTCGAGCGCGGCGCCGTGCTCCTCGAGGCCTACGAGCGAACGTACCGCCGGGACGTCCTGGACGCGCTGAGCCGGAACGCGGCCCGGATCCCGTCGACGGGGCGCGCGGACCCGCCCTGGATGCAGGTGGTCTGCTGTCTCGACGACCGCGAGGAGAGCCTCCGCCGACACCTCGAGGAGGCCGACGGCGCGGTGGAGACGTTCGGCGCCCCCGGCTTCTTCGGGCTCGCGATCGCCTACCAGGCGCTCGAGACGAGCCACACACAGGCGCTCTGTCCCGTAGCCCAGATCCCGACCCACACCGTCTTCGAGGTGGCCGAGGACCCGGCGGCCGAGCGGGCCTGGCGCCGGCGGCGATCGGCCTTCGCGAAGACCGGCTTCGCCGCGCACGTCGGCAGCCGCGGGCTCGTCCGGGGGCTCGGCATCTCGATGGCGGGGGCCCTCCACGCGGCGCCGATGGTCCTCGGGGTGCTCGCGCCGCGGTCCGCGCGGCGCGCGGAGACGTGGCTGCAGGGCGTGATCGCGCCCCGACCGGCCACCACCCTCACCGCCTTCCGTCCCCCGCACACCGAGCCGGGGGTCGAGTCCGGCTTCACGGTGGAGGAGGCGGCCGAGCGGCTCGCGCGGCTCCTCGAGGACATGGGGCTGACCTCGTCGTTCGCGCCGCTGCTCGTCTTGCTCGGGCACGGCGGCGTGACCACGAACAACCCCCACGCCGCGATGTACGAGTGCGGCGCCTGCGCGGGAGGCAAGGGCGGCCCGAACGCGCGGCTGGCCGCGATGCTGCTGAACGATCCGCGGGTCCGCGAGCGCCTCGCGCGCGCTCACGGCGTCCGGATCCCCGCCACCACCTGGGTCGTCGGCGGCTCCCACGACACCTGCACCGACGCCATCGCGCTGTTCGATCTGCGCCGCGCGCCCGAGACGCACCGCGCCGCGCTCGAGGACGCGCGTCGCGTCTTCGACGTCGCCCGGCGGTGGGACGCGCACGAGCGCGTGCGTCGGTTCCACACCGTGCCGCTGGACGTCACGCCCGAGCGGGCGCTGCGCATCGTCGAGGCCCGCTCGGCGAGCCTGGCCGAGCCGCGACCCGAGTACGGGCACTGCACCAACTCGCTCTGCTTCGTCGGTCGACGCGCGCGCACGCGGGGGCTGTTCTTGGATCGGCGCGCCTTCCTCGTGTCCTACGACCCCACGACCGATCCGGACGGCCGCGTCCTCGAGCGCCTGCTCGCCTCCGTCGGGCCGGTCGGGGCCGGCATCAACCTGGAGTACTACTTCTCCACCGTCGATCAGGCGCGCTTCGGTGCCGGCTCCAAGCTCCCGCACAACGTGACCGGGCTGGTCGGCGTGATGGACGGCCACGAGAGCGACCTGCGGACGGGGCTGCCCCATCAGACGGTCGACGTGCACGAGCCGATGCGCCTCTTGCTCGTCGTCGAGGCCACTCCGCAACGCCTCGTGCAGGTCACCAGGTCCCGCCCCGAGGTCGGGCGTCTCGTCTCCGGCGGCTGGGTCACCCTCGTCTCCCAGGACCCGGAGAGCGGGGCCCTCGCCGTCTCGAGGCCCGGGGGCTTCGAGCCGTTCACCCCCTCGGCCGGCCCCGTCCCGTGGTTCGCGCGCTCGGTCGACGCCTACCGCGACCGCCGCGACGCCGTCCCTCCAAGCCTCCTCGGCGAGGGGGCGGCCTCTCAGGAGTCACGTCATGCATGA